One Mesoplodon densirostris isolate mMesDen1 chromosome X, mMesDen1 primary haplotype, whole genome shotgun sequence genomic region harbors:
- the PABIR2 gene encoding PABIR family member 2 isoform X3, translating to MAQEKMELDFESDTSDGVTLRRSNSAPLIHGLSDLSQVFQPYTFKTRRNSTTIMSRHSLLLSSSPNRIPSSRLHQIKREEGMDIMNRETAHEREVQTAMQISQSWDESLTLNDSDFDKPEKLYSPKRIDFTPVSPAPSPTRGFGKQCFSPSLQMFVSSSGLPPSPVPSPRRFSSRRSQSPVKCIRPSVLGPLKRKGEMETESQPKRLFQGTTTMLSPEAAQLSDLSSWWCYQGEEIPALTRCVEHLQMNE from the exons ATGGCTCAggagaaaatggagctggacTTTGAGTCTGACACATCTGATGGGGTCACCCTGAGGAGATCCAACAGCGCTCCCCTGATCCATGGGCTCAG tgaccTTTCACAGGTTTTTCAACCTTACACGTTTAAAACTCGGAGGAATAGTACAACCATCATGAGCCGTCACAGCTTG ttGCTGTCATCTTCACCTAATCGGATTCCTAGCAGCAGACTGCATCAAATcaaaagg GAGGAAGGCATGGATATTATGAACAGAGAAACTGCACATGAAAG agAAGTGCAAACTGCAATGCAGATAAGCCAATCATGGGATGAGAGCTTGACCCTG AATGATAGTGATTTTGACAAGCCAGAGAAATTATATTCTCCTAAAAGGATTGACTTCACTCCGGTTTCTCCAGCACCATCACCCACCAGAGGATTTGGAAAG CAATGTTTTTCACCATCCTTACAAATGTTTGTGAGCAGCAGCGGGCTACCACCAAGTCCCGTTCCTAGTCCAAGACGCTTTTCCAG cAGGAGAAGCCAGAGTCCAGTCAAGTGCATTAGGCCCAGTGTTCTTGGTCCTCTTAAAAGAAAAG GTGAAATGGAGACCGAAAGCCAGCCCAAGAGGCTCTTCCAAGGCACTACCACTATGCTGTCTCCGGAGGCTGCACAATTGTCTGATCTCAGTTCAtg
- the PABIR2 gene encoding PABIR family member 2 isoform X4, giving the protein MAQEKMELDFESDTSDGVTLRRSNSAPLIHGLSDLSQVFQPYTFKTRRNSTTIMSRHSLLLSSSPNRIPSSRLHQIKREEGMDIMNRETAHEREVQTAMQISQSWDESLTLNDSDFDKPEKLYSPKRIDFTPVSPAPSPTRGFGKQCFSPSLQMFVSSSGLPPSPVPSPRRFSRRSQSPVKCIRPSVLGPLKRKGEMETESQPKRLFQGTTTMLSPEAAQLSDLSSWWCYQGEEIPALTRCVEHLQMNE; this is encoded by the exons ATGGCTCAggagaaaatggagctggacTTTGAGTCTGACACATCTGATGGGGTCACCCTGAGGAGATCCAACAGCGCTCCCCTGATCCATGGGCTCAG tgaccTTTCACAGGTTTTTCAACCTTACACGTTTAAAACTCGGAGGAATAGTACAACCATCATGAGCCGTCACAGCTTG ttGCTGTCATCTTCACCTAATCGGATTCCTAGCAGCAGACTGCATCAAATcaaaagg GAGGAAGGCATGGATATTATGAACAGAGAAACTGCACATGAAAG agAAGTGCAAACTGCAATGCAGATAAGCCAATCATGGGATGAGAGCTTGACCCTG AATGATAGTGATTTTGACAAGCCAGAGAAATTATATTCTCCTAAAAGGATTGACTTCACTCCGGTTTCTCCAGCACCATCACCCACCAGAGGATTTGGAAAG CAATGTTTTTCACCATCCTTACAAATGTTTGTGAGCAGCAGCGGGCTACCACCAAGTCCCGTTCCTAGTCCAAGACGCTTTTCCAG GAGAAGCCAGAGTCCAGTCAAGTGCATTAGGCCCAGTGTTCTTGGTCCTCTTAAAAGAAAAG GTGAAATGGAGACCGAAAGCCAGCCCAAGAGGCTCTTCCAAGGCACTACCACTATGCTGTCTCCGGAGGCTGCACAATTGTCTGATCTCAGTTCAtg